In Geotalea uraniireducens, one genomic interval encodes:
- a CDS encoding ammonium transporter, with product MKELYLKWTNMLCVCLVALALALPAFAEDKATAPEAAPAATAPAAPEAAAPAAAAPAAPAPEIVADPSGANTGVASDAVGASANAPSQEDLDKGAKTEPLAAKVADVAGHNRISINMVWTLVCGFLVMFMQAGFAMAETGFTRAKNAGHTMAMNFMVYGLGLLGYWICGFALQMGGVGGVAALGGAKTLNSEFVLHLFGKDFGLFGMKGFFLTGDTYDAAIFTLFLFQMVFMDTTATIPTGSMAERWNMKSFFIYGFFVSGVIYPLYANWVWGGGWLSQLGNMFGLGHGHVDFAGSSVVHMTGGVCALAGAMVIGPRIGKFNKDGSPNPIPGHHIPMAVAGCFILAFGWFGFNAGSTLSGTDLRIGVIATNTMLAGAGGAVSSWVFMWMRYGKPDISMSANGLLAGLVGITAPCAFVTAPAAVLIGAIAGVLCTVSVFFFERVMKIDDPVGAISVHGVNGAWGVLALGLFADGKYGDGWNGVKGPVTGLFYGDSGQFIAQCIGTLTNIVYVFIISWVFFKILDKVVGLRVPKDLELEGLDQAEVAVSAYPDFNLRHLPLGGGYYPHKSENDK from the coding sequence GTGAAAGAACTGTATCTGAAATGGACCAACATGCTGTGCGTCTGTCTGGTGGCGCTGGCACTCGCCCTCCCGGCTTTTGCCGAGGACAAGGCGACCGCGCCTGAAGCTGCCCCTGCGGCAACGGCTCCGGCCGCCCCTGAGGCTGCCGCGCCTGCGGCTGCTGCCCCGGCCGCTCCCGCTCCTGAGATAGTGGCCGATCCGTCCGGCGCCAATACCGGCGTTGCCAGCGACGCGGTCGGTGCCTCGGCCAATGCCCCGAGCCAGGAAGATCTGGACAAGGGAGCCAAGACCGAGCCTCTGGCTGCCAAAGTTGCCGATGTCGCCGGTCATAACCGAATTTCGATCAACATGGTCTGGACGCTGGTCTGCGGCTTCCTGGTCATGTTCATGCAGGCCGGTTTCGCCATGGCGGAAACCGGCTTCACCCGCGCCAAGAACGCCGGCCACACCATGGCGATGAACTTCATGGTTTACGGTCTCGGCCTCCTCGGCTACTGGATTTGCGGCTTTGCCCTCCAGATGGGCGGGGTCGGCGGGGTTGCCGCCCTCGGCGGCGCCAAGACCCTGAACAGCGAGTTCGTCCTGCACCTGTTCGGCAAGGATTTCGGCCTGTTCGGCATGAAAGGGTTCTTCCTCACCGGCGATACCTACGACGCGGCGATCTTTACCCTGTTCCTCTTCCAGATGGTTTTCATGGATACTACTGCCACCATTCCGACCGGCTCGATGGCCGAACGGTGGAACATGAAGTCGTTCTTCATCTACGGCTTCTTCGTTTCCGGCGTCATCTATCCGCTCTATGCCAACTGGGTCTGGGGCGGCGGCTGGCTCTCCCAACTCGGCAACATGTTCGGCCTCGGCCATGGCCATGTCGATTTCGCCGGTTCCTCGGTCGTTCATATGACCGGTGGGGTCTGCGCCCTGGCCGGCGCGATGGTCATCGGTCCGCGGATCGGCAAGTTCAACAAGGACGGCTCACCGAACCCGATCCCCGGTCATCACATTCCAATGGCGGTAGCCGGCTGCTTCATCCTCGCCTTCGGCTGGTTCGGCTTCAACGCCGGTTCCACCCTCTCCGGCACCGATCTGCGGATCGGCGTCATTGCTACCAACACCATGCTGGCCGGTGCCGGCGGCGCGGTTTCTTCCTGGGTCTTCATGTGGATGCGCTACGGCAAGCCGGACATCTCGATGAGCGCCAACGGCCTGCTGGCCGGTCTGGTCGGTATCACCGCTCCCTGTGCATTCGTAACCGCTCCCGCAGCCGTGCTGATCGGGGCGATTGCCGGTGTCCTCTGCACCGTCAGCGTCTTCTTCTTCGAGCGGGTAATGAAAATCGACGATCCGGTCGGCGCCATTTCGGTCCACGGTGTCAACGGCGCCTGGGGTGTTCTGGCCCTCGGCCTCTTTGCCGACGGCAAGTACGGTGACGGCTGGAACGGCGTCAAGGGTCCGGTGACCGGCCTGTTCTACGGCGATTCCGGCCAGTTCATCGCCCAGTGCATCGGTACCCTGACCAACATTGTCTATGTCTTCATCATCTCCTGGGTCTTCTTCAAGATCCTCGACAAGGTGGTTGGACTCCGGGTGCCGAAGGATCTGGAACTGGAAGGGCTCGACCAGGCCGAGGTGGCGGTCAGCGCCTACCCTGACTTCAATCTCCGTCACCTCCCCCTGGGTGGTGGCTACTATCCGCACAAATCGGAAAACGATAAATAG
- a CDS encoding P-II family nitrogen regulator yields the protein MKLIEAIIKPFKLDEVKDALNEIGIEGITVSEVKGFGRQKGHTELYRGAEYVVDFIPKVKIEIAVADELVAKVVETIENTAKTGRIGDGKIFILSLDEAVRIRTGEKGDEAI from the coding sequence ATGAAGCTTATCGAAGCCATTATCAAACCGTTCAAGTTGGATGAAGTGAAGGATGCCCTCAACGAAATCGGTATTGAAGGGATAACGGTCAGTGAAGTGAAAGGCTTTGGCCGGCAAAAGGGCCATACGGAGTTGTATCGCGGTGCCGAATACGTCGTCGATTTCATCCCCAAGGTGAAGATTGAAATTGCGGTAGCCGACGAACTGGTGGCCAAGGTGGTCGAAACGATCGAAAACACGGCCAAGACCGGTCGCATCGGCGACGGCAAGATCTTCATCCTTTCGCTCGATGAGGCGGTTCGGATCAGAACCGGGGAGAAGGGCGACGAAGCCATTTAA
- a CDS encoding ammonium transporter, translating to MIQRCIKLLVALMLLVTPLTVLAEENATSAAPATVSVQTPAPAAAPAPVAAPAAAAPEAAAKNVEPVLNTGDTAWMLVSSALVLFMIPGLAFFYGGMVRQKNVLSTIMHSFVAMGIVGVQWAVVGYSLAFSSDLGGLGFVGGLSKALLNGLISFKDGNPVYALFQNVPTAPGAIPEYVFAMYQCMFAMITVALISGALAERVKFSAYCVFVLLWTTLVYDPLAHWVWMADGWLFKKGALDFAGGTVVHLSSGISALAFITFLGKRHGFPQERMAPHSLPLTMLGVGMLWFGWFGFNAGSAIVGVNCSDAAGGLAGLAFATTTIAPAAAGLSWMVAEWIHAGKPSALGFGSGIVAGLVVITPAAGFVQPGAAIIMGLAAGVVCYLGVLMKAKLKYDDSLDAFGVHGIGGTFGALATGIFATVGATGLLSGNFQQFVTQVIAVVAAAAYAFIVTLAISFVLDKTIGLRVEKEDEIMGLDQTQHSESAYN from the coding sequence ATGATACAAAGATGTATCAAGCTGCTTGTTGCGCTGATGTTGCTGGTAACACCCCTCACGGTTCTCGCTGAAGAGAACGCCACCTCGGCCGCTCCGGCCACCGTTTCCGTCCAAACACCCGCTCCGGCTGCTGCACCAGCCCCGGTTGCGGCACCTGCCGCGGCGGCCCCCGAAGCCGCAGCGAAGAATGTCGAACCGGTACTCAATACCGGCGATACCGCCTGGATGCTGGTTTCCAGCGCGCTCGTCCTGTTCATGATTCCGGGCCTGGCCTTTTTCTACGGCGGCATGGTCCGGCAAAAGAACGTCCTGTCGACGATCATGCACTCCTTTGTCGCCATGGGGATCGTCGGTGTCCAGTGGGCGGTCGTCGGCTACTCGCTTGCCTTCAGTTCCGACCTGGGGGGGCTGGGATTTGTCGGCGGTCTCAGCAAGGCGCTTTTGAACGGGCTGATCAGTTTCAAGGACGGCAATCCCGTCTACGCCCTGTTCCAGAACGTCCCGACCGCGCCGGGGGCCATTCCCGAGTACGTTTTCGCCATGTATCAGTGCATGTTCGCGATGATCACCGTGGCGCTGATCTCCGGTGCCCTGGCAGAGCGGGTCAAGTTTTCCGCCTATTGCGTCTTCGTGCTGCTCTGGACCACCCTCGTTTACGATCCGCTGGCCCACTGGGTCTGGATGGCTGACGGCTGGCTCTTCAAGAAGGGGGCGCTCGATTTCGCCGGCGGGACCGTCGTCCATCTCTCCTCCGGTATTTCGGCGCTGGCGTTCATTACCTTTCTCGGCAAACGGCACGGCTTTCCCCAGGAGCGGATGGCGCCCCACAGTCTGCCGCTGACCATGCTCGGCGTCGGCATGCTCTGGTTCGGCTGGTTCGGCTTCAACGCCGGCTCGGCGATCGTCGGGGTGAACTGTTCGGATGCGGCGGGCGGTCTGGCCGGCCTGGCCTTTGCCACTACCACTATCGCTCCGGCCGCTGCCGGCCTTTCCTGGATGGTTGCCGAATGGATTCATGCCGGCAAGCCTTCGGCCCTCGGCTTCGGTTCAGGGATTGTCGCCGGTCTGGTCGTCATCACCCCGGCCGCCGGCTTTGTCCAACCGGGCGCGGCGATCATCATGGGGCTGGCTGCCGGCGTCGTCTGCTACCTGGGCGTGCTGATGAAAGCCAAGCTCAAATACGACGACTCCCTCGATGCCTTCGGCGTCCATGGTATCGGCGGGACGTTCGGCGCCCTGGCCACCGGTATCTTTGCCACGGTCGGCGCCACCGGGCTCTTGTCCGGCAACTTCCAGCAGTTCGTTACCCAGGTGATTGCGGTTGTCGCCGCTGCCGCCTATGCATTCATCGTTACCCTGGCCATCTCCTTTGTCCTCGACAAGACCATCGGTCTGCGGGTGGAAAAGGAAGACGAGATCATGGGCCTCGACCAGACCCAGCATTCGGAGTCCGCTTACAACTAG
- a CDS encoding sensor histidine kinase → MVNGLAKVLPGKTADEEEMLELLAFNEKMAELGKMAAGVVHELNTPLSVIVSATQMILREEGLSDFVREMVDRINLEANRLAELTKGVLTFTRREGGGGEETDVNQVMREVLAFLRYEAQKRSIAILEDLDFRLPYIAAEANRIKQIFINLVMNAIQAMGHSGKLFLRSSRGPESTVMVQITDTGMGIPAEIVEHLFTPFFTTKGPGEGTGLGLYVTKRLLDAIGGTIAVQSAVGEGTTFTLTFPVAE, encoded by the coding sequence ATGGTAAACGGACTCGCAAAAGTTCTTCCCGGAAAGACTGCCGACGAAGAAGAGATGCTCGAACTTCTCGCCTTCAACGAAAAGATGGCGGAGTTGGGCAAAATGGCGGCCGGAGTTGTCCATGAGCTCAATACGCCGCTGTCGGTCATTGTCTCCGCCACCCAGATGATTCTTCGTGAAGAAGGCCTTTCCGACTTTGTCCGGGAGATGGTCGACCGGATCAATCTGGAAGCGAACCGCCTTGCCGAGTTGACCAAGGGGGTACTCACCTTTACCCGTCGCGAGGGGGGGGGCGGTGAAGAGACCGATGTCAACCAGGTGATGCGGGAAGTGCTGGCCTTTCTTCGTTACGAGGCACAGAAGCGATCAATCGCCATCCTCGAAGATCTCGATTTCCGGCTGCCGTACATCGCTGCGGAGGCGAACCGGATCAAGCAGATATTTATCAACCTGGTAATGAACGCCATCCAGGCGATGGGGCATAGCGGCAAGCTTTTTCTGCGGTCGTCCCGGGGGCCCGAAAGCACGGTGATGGTACAGATCACCGATACCGGAATGGGAATCCCGGCCGAGATCGTCGAGCACCTCTTCACACCTTTCTTCACCACCAAGGGACCGGGCGAAGGGACCGGGCTCGGCCTCTACGTGACGAAGCGGCTCCTCGATGCGATCGGCGGCACCATTGCCGTCCAGAGCGCTGTCGGCGAGGGGACCACCTTCACTCTGACTTTTCCCGTCGCCGAATAA
- a CDS encoding inositol monophosphatase family protein: MERQMLETAIEAAHGAGELQRRSLWREHDIRYKGEVDLVTEVDQACEELIVATIRRAFPDHDLLAEEGTREIGCSRYRWVIDPLDGTTNYAHGFPWFCVSIALEIDGEVRLGVVYQPVLDELFTAVRGEGAFLNGRRLRVSGRQPLKQCLVATGFPYDRTPDNENNFANFFTFQFAARAVRRAGSAALDLAYVAAGRLDGYWELKLKPWDVAAGQLLVREAGGVVTNHAGAPYSIYDHRILAATPQVHGEMVALLQHR; this comes from the coding sequence ATGGAACGACAGATGCTCGAAACGGCGATCGAGGCGGCGCACGGCGCCGGTGAGCTCCAGCGGCGGAGCTTGTGGCGCGAACACGATATCCGCTACAAAGGTGAGGTCGACCTGGTGACCGAGGTCGATCAGGCGTGCGAGGAGCTGATTGTCGCCACGATCCGCCGGGCGTTCCCCGACCACGACCTGCTGGCCGAGGAAGGGACCCGGGAAATCGGCTGCTCCCGTTACCGGTGGGTCATCGATCCGCTGGACGGCACCACCAATTACGCCCACGGTTTTCCCTGGTTCTGTGTCTCCATCGCTCTGGAGATCGACGGCGAGGTACGGCTGGGGGTGGTCTATCAACCGGTGCTCGACGAACTGTTCACGGCGGTGCGGGGGGAGGGGGCTTTCCTCAACGGCCGTCGGCTGCGGGTGTCCGGGCGACAGCCGCTCAAGCAGTGCCTGGTGGCGACCGGCTTTCCCTACGACCGGACGCCGGACAACGAAAATAATTTTGCCAACTTCTTCACCTTTCAATTTGCCGCCCGGGCGGTTCGCCGGGCAGGTTCCGCTGCTCTTGACCTCGCCTATGTGGCGGCCGGCCGTCTCGACGGCTACTGGGAGCTGAAACTGAAGCCCTGGGATGTGGCCGCCGGCCAGCTGCTGGTGCGCGAAGCCGGCGGCGTAGTCACCAACCACGCCGGCGCCCCCTACTCCATATATGATCACCGGATTCTTGCCGCTACCCCTCAGGTGCACGGTGAGATGGTGGCCCTCCTCCAGCACCGCTGA
- a CDS encoding putative bifunctional diguanylate cyclase/phosphodiesterase, whose product MRIRSTLTAGCFVLALLTATAGFFGVRAARQVSGEFTALAENVMPVVKGLEEARFAGLRIVSSTIEIGFIANQGGASRLQDSQLDLENRLRLAGVDGYRAAIARLVSLADRCSPTERVLLADLDVAGDRLVATSTDLARLIGSGQRGPAVLALKERFERDEKAFLATVDRAIGTEEQLLAASREQVRGTIANSLVLSIGAAAVALSLALVGGIVVTLYIIRPLSALHRGFEQVGRGVLDTRLAVSADNEFGRLSSAFNWMVGELQSTKDEIVTANGYLDNVIRSMADALAVISPEGIVSSVNPAICTLLGYHEAQLVGQCFSAIVAEEALGCELLAEMIEREQLADREICYRSQEGDLIPVALSGAVMRNSWGEVQGVVCLAHDMRERKRVEAEIRDLAYSDQLTGLPNRALFQDRLGQALAHAHRDEAMVAILFLDLDRFKDVNDTMGHSNGDQLLAAVAERLKGSVRQTDTLARVGGDEFVIILSSVREERSASVVAQMVLDIMGAPFEIDGKEVFISTSIGIAVYPGDGADGDTLLRHADMALYAAKERGRNAFSFFSEQMNRKALERRSLEDSLRRAMANDEFYVDYQPQIDLRSGRLFGVEALLRWRHPEEGLISPARFIPVAEEMGLIRRLGEWVLRTACNQCHAWHEEGYSSIRVAVNVSGHQFNQPGFIEMVDEVLEETGLDPSSLELELTESTLMEGANETIMTLIDLKVRGIHLAIDDFGTGYSSLSYLKHFPIDRLKVDRSFIRDISTDLDDCAIVEAIIGMAHSLGRRVLAEGVERAEELEFLRARGCDEVQGYYFGRPMSPQEIEQRLVRVTAEPVAERRQAGASA is encoded by the coding sequence ATGAGAATTCGGAGTACCTTGACAGCAGGTTGTTTTGTCCTTGCTCTGCTAACGGCAACCGCCGGTTTTTTCGGCGTTCGGGCGGCCCGGCAGGTGAGTGGCGAATTTACGGCGCTGGCCGAGAACGTGATGCCGGTGGTCAAGGGGCTCGAAGAAGCCCGCTTTGCCGGCTTGCGGATTGTTTCCTCGACCATTGAAATCGGTTTCATCGCTAACCAGGGCGGCGCCTCCAGACTCCAGGACTCTCAGCTCGACCTGGAAAATCGCCTGCGGCTGGCCGGAGTTGACGGGTATCGCGCCGCGATAGCCCGCCTCGTTTCCCTGGCAGATCGCTGTTCGCCCACCGAACGGGTGCTGCTGGCGGACCTCGACGTTGCCGGCGATCGTCTGGTGGCCACCAGTACCGATTTGGCCCGGCTGATTGGCAGCGGGCAACGCGGACCCGCCGTCCTGGCACTGAAAGAGCGCTTCGAAAGGGACGAAAAGGCGTTTCTGGCGACGGTTGATCGGGCAATCGGCACCGAGGAGCAACTGCTTGCCGCCAGCCGGGAGCAGGTGCGGGGAACGATCGCCAATTCGCTGGTGCTCAGCATCGGTGCGGCGGCGGTAGCGCTAAGCCTGGCGCTGGTCGGCGGCATCGTCGTCACACTGTACATCATTCGGCCTTTGTCGGCGCTGCATCGCGGCTTCGAGCAGGTGGGCCGCGGAGTGCTCGATACCCGCCTGGCCGTCAGTGCCGACAATGAGTTCGGCCGGCTTTCCTCCGCATTCAACTGGATGGTCGGCGAACTGCAGTCAACCAAGGACGAGATCGTCACGGCCAACGGCTACCTCGATAACGTCATCCGTTCCATGGCCGACGCCCTGGCGGTGATCTCTCCCGAGGGGATTGTCAGCAGCGTCAATCCGGCCATCTGCACATTGCTCGGCTACCACGAGGCCCAGCTGGTTGGCCAGTGTTTCAGCGCCATTGTGGCGGAAGAAGCGCTCGGCTGCGAACTCCTTGCCGAAATGATCGAGCGGGAGCAACTCGCTGACCGGGAAATCTGCTACCGGAGCCAGGAGGGAGACCTGATCCCGGTCGCCCTTTCCGGGGCGGTGATGCGCAACAGCTGGGGGGAAGTGCAGGGGGTGGTCTGCCTGGCCCACGATATGCGGGAACGCAAACGGGTGGAGGCGGAGATCCGCGATCTGGCCTATTCTGACCAACTGACCGGTCTTCCGAACCGGGCACTTTTTCAGGACCGGCTGGGGCAGGCGTTGGCCCATGCCCACCGCGACGAAGCGATGGTTGCCATCCTGTTTCTCGACCTGGACCGCTTCAAGGATGTCAACGATACGATGGGGCACAGCAATGGTGACCAGTTGCTGGCCGCGGTTGCCGAACGGCTGAAGGGGAGTGTCCGGCAGACCGACACCCTGGCCCGGGTCGGCGGCGACGAGTTCGTGATCATCCTCAGTTCGGTGCGGGAAGAGCGGAGCGCCAGCGTGGTGGCCCAGATGGTTCTCGATATCATGGGGGCGCCGTTCGAGATCGACGGCAAGGAGGTCTTCATCTCCACCAGCATCGGGATCGCCGTCTATCCCGGTGACGGTGCGGACGGCGACACGCTGCTCCGCCATGCCGACATGGCCCTGTATGCCGCCAAGGAGCGGGGGCGAAATGCCTTCAGTTTCTTCTCCGAGCAGATGAACCGGAAGGCGCTGGAACGGCGCAGCCTGGAGGACAGTCTCCGTCGGGCGATGGCCAACGACGAATTCTATGTCGATTACCAGCCGCAGATCGATCTGCGGAGCGGTCGGCTGTTTGGGGTCGAGGCACTGCTCCGCTGGCGGCATCCGGAGGAGGGGCTGATCTCGCCGGCCCGCTTTATCCCGGTGGCGGAAGAGATGGGGCTGATCCGCCGGCTCGGCGAATGGGTGCTGCGTACCGCCTGCAACCAATGCCATGCCTGGCATGAGGAGGGGTACTCGTCGATCCGGGTGGCGGTCAACGTCTCGGGACACCAGTTCAACCAGCCCGGCTTTATCGAGATGGTCGACGAAGTGCTTGAAGAAACCGGCCTCGACCCGTCATCACTCGAACTGGAGCTGACCGAGAGCACCCTGATGGAAGGGGCCAACGAGACGATCATGACCCTCATCGACCTGAAGGTCCGCGGGATCCACCTGGCGATCGACGACTTCGGCACCGGCTACTCGTCGCTCAGCTACCTGAAACATTTCCCGATCGACCGGCTGAAAGTCGATCGCTCCTTCATCCGCGACATCTCCACCGACCTGGACGATTGCGCCATCGTCGAGGCGATCATCGGCATGGCTCACAGCCTTGGCCGGCGGGTGCTGGCCGAGGGGGTCGAGCGGGCGGAAGAGCTGGAATTCCTCCGGGCCCGCGGGTGCGACGAGGTCCAGGGGTATTACTTCGGTCGACCGATGTCGCCGCAGGAGATCGAGCAGCGGCTGGTCCGGGTGACGGCCGAGCCGGTGGCCGAGCGTCGGCAGGCGGGCGCCTCGGCCTAG
- a CDS encoding ABC transporter ATP-binding protein, whose translation MYAVEVENLTKIYGSGERAVTALTGASFRVKPGELVAVLGPSGSGKTTLLTSVGLVTEPTRGRVTIDGLTVADDGWLPGLDLKRIRRERLGFIFQAHNLIPFLTALENVTVALTINGIGAKEAKQRGMELLESLGLAHRHDNYPANLSGGESQRVAIARALANQPKVILADEPTAALDTENGKNVMALLKKLAVGNRSAIMVVTHDHRMVEGFDRVIAVRDGTLVDGADGS comes from the coding sequence ATGTATGCGGTGGAAGTGGAAAACCTGACTAAGATTTACGGTAGCGGCGAACGGGCGGTCACCGCCCTGACCGGGGCCTCGTTCCGGGTGAAGCCGGGGGAACTGGTGGCGGTACTCGGCCCCTCCGGCTCGGGGAAGACCACCCTCTTGACCTCCGTCGGCCTGGTGACCGAGCCGACCCGCGGCCGGGTGACCATCGACGGCCTTACCGTGGCGGATGACGGCTGGCTGCCGGGACTCGACCTGAAACGAATCCGCCGGGAACGACTCGGTTTCATCTTTCAGGCCCACAACCTGATCCCGTTCCTGACCGCCCTGGAGAACGTCACCGTTGCCCTGACCATCAACGGCATCGGCGCGAAAGAGGCAAAACAGCGGGGAATGGAACTTCTGGAGAGCCTCGGCCTGGCCCACCGGCACGACAACTACCCGGCCAACCTCTCCGGCGGCGAATCGCAACGGGTGGCAATCGCCCGGGCGCTGGCCAACCAGCCGAAAGTGATCCTGGCCGACGAGCCGACGGCAGCCCTCGATACGGAAAACGGCAAGAACGTGATGGCGCTGCTGAAGAAACTGGCGGTGGGCAACCGGTCGGCGATCATGGTGGTGACCCACGATCACCGGATGGTGGAAGGATTCGACCGGGTCATCGCCGTGCGGGACGGCACCCTGGTCGATGGCGCCGACGGCAGCTGA
- a CDS encoding ABC transporter permease, with protein MNLALRDIRYHRGRFIQTCLGLGLLLAVVISMAGIYRGLVADALAILEATGADLWVVQQGTSGPFAATSRIPEDLKYRIRAVPGIAQASPLSFQNIQLERDGKPYRFFLVGYEPGGLGGPPALVAGRGIRQKHYELVADRGMKLPLGARLTLAGDRYTVVGLTARMVSSGGDPVAYVTLADAQKIQFKEDNDAIRNNRARIAARVGEQLPSPAQAAATSRIASELLGSTHIVNTVVARLAPGASLAEVQQRIDRWNHLRPLSNAEQESILTEGMIKKAKMQLGLFRILLLIISGVIISLIIYTMTLDKIRPIATLKLIGAQNRVIVGLILQQSLLMGLIAYGIGYGIISLTYEKFPRRVVLVNSDLRVLFVIVMVICVAASVVGIRKALRVEAADALGG; from the coding sequence ATGAACCTGGCACTCCGCGACATACGCTACCACCGGGGGCGCTTCATCCAGACCTGTCTCGGCCTGGGGCTGCTGCTGGCGGTGGTGATCAGCATGGCCGGCATCTACCGGGGACTGGTGGCCGACGCCCTGGCGATCCTCGAAGCGACCGGCGCCGACCTCTGGGTGGTCCAGCAGGGGACCAGCGGCCCCTTTGCCGCCACGTCGCGGATTCCGGAAGACCTCAAGTACCGGATTCGCGCCGTCCCCGGCATCGCCCAGGCCTCGCCGCTGTCGTTCCAGAACATTCAGCTGGAGCGTGACGGCAAACCGTACCGTTTCTTCCTGGTCGGCTACGAACCGGGGGGGCTCGGCGGCCCGCCGGCGCTCGTCGCCGGCCGGGGAATCCGCCAGAAGCACTACGAGCTGGTAGCCGACCGGGGGATGAAGCTGCCGCTCGGCGCCCGGCTCACCCTGGCCGGCGACCGCTATACGGTGGTCGGGCTCACCGCCCGGATGGTCTCCTCCGGCGGCGACCCGGTGGCCTACGTCACCCTGGCCGACGCCCAGAAGATCCAGTTCAAGGAAGACAACGACGCCATCCGCAACAATCGAGCGCGGATCGCCGCCCGGGTCGGCGAACAGCTGCCATCGCCGGCCCAGGCAGCGGCCACCAGCCGGATCGCCAGCGAGTTGCTCGGTTCCACCCACATCGTCAACACGGTGGTCGCGCGGCTCGCCCCCGGCGCCAGCCTGGCCGAGGTGCAGCAGCGGATCGACCGCTGGAATCACCTTCGCCCGCTGAGCAACGCCGAGCAGGAGTCCATTCTCACCGAGGGGATGATCAAGAAGGCGAAGATGCAGCTCGGCCTGTTCCGGATCCTGCTGCTGATCATCTCCGGGGTCATCATCTCGCTGATCATCTACACCATGACCCTCGACAAGATCCGCCCGATCGCCACCCTGAAGCTAATCGGCGCCCAGAACCGGGTGATCGTCGGCTTGATTCTCCAGCAATCGCTGCTGATGGGGCTGATCGCCTACGGCATCGGCTACGGGATCATCTCCCTGACCTACGAGAAGTTTCCCCGGCGGGTGGTGCTGGTCAACAGCGACCTGCGCGTGTTGTTCGTCATCGTGATGGTCATCTGTGTCGCGGCAAGCGTGGTCGGCATCCGCAAGGCGCTCCGGGTGGAAGCGGCCGATGCCCTGGGAGGATAA
- a CDS encoding efflux RND transporter periplasmic adaptor subunit, with amino-acid sequence MKLTTILPKRKNYLLWPLLALAGVVLLKATLFAPPRVKTVAVSRGDLVAQVYGNGTVEAKVVVGVSSTITGRIVALYADQGDRVRRGQLLARLEPDDYSSQVRQAEATLHKTEADEQLEAATLRKARTTLEQAERDARRYRALADKNLVSRQEAEQYETARRLAHDEVARCEAAVTAARMEGAAGHAAWKTARARLADTLIYAPQDGLIVSRDLEKGAVVTPGEQIFTMTDPRTVWVKANVDETQLAGIAPGNPAAITLRSAPDSPFAGQVARLARESDRVTEELEVDVAFTPPRQEFRLGEQADVLITVGRRSGVATLPAAALAARGTARGVWTVAAGRLRFQPVRVGIEDRRGLVEVAGLTGRERIALPPPGKSTTFSDGMKVRVAR; translated from the coding sequence ATGAAACTGACAACCATCCTGCCGAAGCGAAAAAACTATCTCCTCTGGCCGTTGCTGGCACTGGCCGGCGTCGTCCTGCTCAAGGCAACGCTGTTCGCCCCGCCCCGGGTGAAAACGGTCGCGGTGAGCCGCGGCGACCTGGTGGCCCAGGTCTACGGCAACGGCACCGTGGAGGCCAAAGTGGTGGTCGGGGTATCGAGTACCATTACCGGCCGGATCGTCGCGCTGTACGCCGACCAGGGGGACCGGGTCCGACGCGGCCAGTTGCTGGCCAGGCTGGAGCCGGATGACTACAGCTCCCAAGTCCGCCAGGCCGAAGCGACGCTACACAAGACCGAAGCCGACGAACAGCTGGAAGCGGCCACCCTGCGCAAGGCCCGGACGACCCTGGAGCAGGCCGAGCGGGATGCCCGCCGCTACCGGGCGCTGGCGGACAAGAATCTGGTCTCCCGCCAGGAGGCCGAGCAGTATGAAACCGCCCGCCGGCTCGCCCACGACGAGGTTGCCCGCTGCGAAGCGGCGGTGACGGCAGCCCGGATGGAAGGCGCCGCCGGCCACGCCGCCTGGAAGACCGCCCGGGCCCGGCTCGCCGACACCCTGATCTACGCCCCCCAGGACGGGCTGATCGTCTCCCGCGACCTGGAAAAGGGGGCGGTGGTCACGCCCGGCGAACAGATCTTCACCATGACCGATCCCCGCACCGTCTGGGTCAAGGCAAACGTCGACGAGACCCAGCTGGCTGGCATCGCCCCGGGCAACCCGGCAGCCATCACCCTCCGCTCGGCGCCCGACTCCCCGTTCGCCGGCCAGGTGGCCCGGCTGGCCCGGGAGAGCGACCGGGTGACGGAAGAGCTGGAAGTGGATGTGGCCTTCACGCCGCCACGCCAGGAATTCCGGCTCGGCGAACAGGCCGACGTGCTGATTACCGTCGGCCGGCGCAGCGGCGTGGCGACCCTGCCGGCCGCTGCCCTGGCTGCCCGCGGGACGGCACGCGGGGTCTGGACCGTCGCTGCCGGCCGGCTGCGCTTCCAGCCGGTGCGGGTCGGCATCGAAGACCGGCGCGGGCTGGTCGAGGTTGCCGGCCTCACGGGTCGTGAACGGATCGCCCTGCCGCCGCCGGGGAAAAGCACTACGTTCAGCGACGGCATGAAGGTACGGGTGGCCCGATGA